TAACAAGACTTCCAACTTCACTTATAACGGCATATGAAAGTGCAACATGGAGAAAATCGTGACCAAAGAATCTCGTAAATCTTATTACAATTGGTGCGGATGCAACGGCAAGTATCGATGCCACTATAAGATTGTCCGTAGAAAAACGGTAGTTTGTGAATGGCAGAGTTAGAAATAGCATCACTACATACGTCACAATGTACATCGGCAGGCTCTTCTTCCCTCCAAGATGAATCTCCTCAGGAGTTAGCTCAAGGCCCGCATAGATCATAAGAAAAAATATGCCCAGCTCTGCAAGGAGAACCATTTCTTCCCTTGGAAGATTCTTTAAAAGCACTCCAAGTAACAATCCTGCACTTATTTCACCGAGAAATCCCGGATACCCTAATCTCTCAAAAATTTCAGCCAAAATCCTTGCCACTGCAATGATTATAAAAACATACCCTATAACATCCACGCGAATCCCCCTTTAGTTATAGAGAACATTATTTAAAAATTTTCGGAAAATTTCAAAGAGGTAGAATTAATTTTTAGATTAATGTCAAACTTTCGAACATTAATTCGCAAAGTTTATTATTGTTGTATCCTAACATGCTTTGATGAACCATGAGACATTATGAGATTGTTAGAATAAAAGAAAACGGAAAGATCGAGATACCATTAGAATTCGCATATGAGATTGGGCTATTGAAGGATGCCTATTTCTTAGTTGAAATTGATACTGATTTAAAAGAACTGCACTTGGAAAGGGTTGCCCTTCCTGGCAAGAAGCTTGTTGAAATTGAGCTTGTAGTCGAGGACAAGCCGGGAGTTCTTGCGAAGATAAGCGGAGTTCTTGGGCGAAATCGGGTGAACATTCTCTTCAGTGAAGCAGAGGAACTTGAAGGAATAGGGCTTGCCGCAATTGTAACCGTTGTAGATGTTAGTGAAGCAAAAATCAGTGTTGAAGAGCTCAAAGATGCACTGAAAAACATTGGGGAAGTGAAAGAAATAACACTAAAAATTCTGGAGTAGCAGGAATAAGGTAAATAACAAGAAAACAGCCATAAAGATGTTTATCTCCTCACCAACGGTTTTTGAAAATCTGTATCTGATGTCTCTTTCGATGATTCCGCTTCTCCTAAGGAGCACAAAACCCATAACTGAGGAAACAATCAAAACAAAATCCATATAATCAATCCTCTGACCGTAATACACTCCTAAGGCTAACACCAACAAAGAGAGCAAAAATGGGGAAATCCTCTGGAGTAAATAGGCGTTGAAGTTCTCACGAGACTTCAGGAGATAGTAGTTGAGCTTTGTGAACGCAACGAGTGTCCCAATGCCTGCGATATAAAGAATGTACCCTAAGGGCTTTTTGATTCCATTGAGTAAGAGGCTTTTTCCATAAGCCCCCACAAAAGGCGAAACACCTCCTATCGCTAAGCTGAGCATAAGAATGCTAAGCATTAAGATTGCGTCTCCTCTATAAGACAGATTTCTTATTTCTTTTGATTTCTGTGCTCTTATCAGCGCCCCGACACTTAGAAACAGTGCCCCTTTAATGAGAGCGTGGGCAAGGGCATAGTACACACTCCCGAGGATATTTAAAGTCGATACTCCTAATACCACATACCCCATCTGGGAAACCGTGGAGTATGCCAGAAACTTCTTGATATTCCTCTCAACAATCATCAGCACAATACCGAAGAATATAGATGCAAATGCCACAACCATAAGAACAGTTAGAAACCTTTTAGTTAGGGGGAGGGAAAGATACAGCAACAGCATGCCATAAACTGGGACTTTAACCACAATTCCAGAAAGCAAAGCAGAAACAGGATCCGGAGCTTTTGAATGAGCATCCGGAAGCCAAGAATGCAGGGGAAAAACACCTGCCTTTAACAGCAGTGCGGAGAACGCTATACCTGCTGCAACATCTATCTCCCGAGAAGGCAGTATACTGCCACGGATAAGTTCGGTGTTCAAGTAACCTGTCTTTAGATATATCATTCCAACCGCAAAAACAAAAAGGTAAGAGGCAGTGAGGGATAGAATCAGATACTTATATGCTGCTCTTTTGGCACCTTTCTCTTCTGAAATAGCAATTAAAGCAAACGCTGAAACAGATGCAATTTCCATGTAAATGTAATAATTGAAGAGATCCCTTGAGATAAAAGCCCCTAAAAGTCCCGCATGCATCAGAAGTAAGAGGGAGTATATTTTGCCGTTCTTCCTGTGTTTTGAAAAGTATTCAATAGAGTAAATGGAGACTGCAAAAAACAATATCAGCTCAGCAAGTACAAAATAGACGTTAATATAATCAAGGGAAACCTGAATCCCAGCTGTTTCTGCATATCCCCCTACAATTTCATCCAGAGGTATTTTTCCTCTTATCCCAAAGAAAACAATCCACGGTGAGATGGCACCTGTTAAGAATAATAAGCGAGTAATCTTAGCCCTAACACCAAGAACATCAAAAAGAGAAACCAAAAATGCAAAAAGCAGAGGGTATGCCACTAAGAGTGGAATCACATCTCATCCCCCCTCATCCTTAAGATAATAGCCAGAGCGAGGGATGTTATTGCAACGTCAACAACAAGAGTTGTGAGCATCAGAGTAGCAGGCAGGGGGTCAACAACTGTCTGCTGAGGCATTATTGGAACTTCTCCTCCTTCAACGTATCCCGTTCCTACAAAAAACAACACCAGACCAGTTGATGCAACATTAACCGATAGAACTTGTTTGATTAAATCTTTCTTTGTCATCAGCCCGTAGAGTCCAATCAGCATGATCAGTATGCCCGCAATTTCAGCGTTAATCACTTTCGACCCACCTCAGCAGGATATAAAACACAAATGTAAACGCTGCACCAACCTTCAGACCAACCGATATGTTAAACAACGGTATGATCCCACCGCTTATCACAGATCCAAATTGTCCCTTGGTTAAGAAATTATAGAAAAAGCTCCCGAACATAAACCCAATCAACCCAAGAGACACCAGAAACACTGCTGAGATGTTCTCAATCATACCAACTTCTTTAAATTTAAAGCGTTTTCTAACTTTTTTATATCCATGCGATGTTATAAGGAGAATTACGCTAACTGCAAGGACTACCCCAGCCTGGAATCCTCCTCCCGGGCTTAAATGTCCATATATCATTAGATACACGGCATATGTCACAAGAAAGGGACTGATGAGCTTTGTTGTTGTCCTCACAACAGTGCTCATTTTCACTTTTTCTTCCCCCCTAAGAGAAGATAGAAACCGATAACTGCCGTAAAAAGGAGGGTCGCCTCACCAAGAGTGTCGTATGCACGCCAGTCGGCTAAAATGGCAGTTACAAGATTTGGAATGTTCACCTCTTGCCAGTGTGAAATGTAATATTCATAGCTTCCCCCTTCAACCTTAGAGTAATCCAGCTGCAAAAAGGTAAATGCCAATGAAAGAACGATTAGGATAGCAGTAATCTTTCTCACTTCTTTGTTCCCCCCGACTTTTCTACCTCTTCTATCGTGAACAGAAAAATTCCAATAATCACAGCCCCCACAACTATAGCAGATAAGGCAACGTCCGGTGCTTTAAGCTGGAAGAGCACCAGCACAAATATGAGGCTTAGCAAAGCATATTTAACCACTGCAGCCACCAAATCCCTTTCCTCAATAACCGCAAGTGCTGTGATAACCATAAGGACAAGTAAGAGCTCATGGATTATCCCAAGCATACATATCCACCACCACTTTTGGTTTTATTCCATATTTGTATGCCCCTTTTGCTATTGCGTGCGAGACCATGGGATTTATCAACGCTATCAGAAATGCCAAGAGAAGAAGCTTAAGTTTGATGAAAACAGACGCATCAGTGTAGAGCGCCAAAGCTAAGAGAATTGTCATTGCACCTCCAGTATCACATTTTGTAGCTGCATGCAATCTCGTATAAACATCAGGAAAGCGGAGTATTCCTAAAGCACCAAACACCATTACAACCTCTCCAAATGCCAAAAGCATATACTCAATCACTTCTGCCCCTCCTTTCGAGATACTTTGCCAGAATTAATCCACCAACTGCATTAACCATTAAAAGAACAACTGCCAAGTCTACCAGAAAGTACTGCTTGTTTATAACGGAGAGAATTGCTATTATAACAACGACTTTTGTAGTTATTGTGTTGAGCCCAACTACCCTGTCAGGCAACGTTGGTCCAAATAACACCCGGTACATGAGCATAACGCTTGTGGATATCAGCACTATAACCCCCCATCCAAAAGGATTCACCAGAATATTTTCTTCAACCATTCCTCTATGTCCCCCTTAATTTTTTCTCCCGCCTTTTCCCTGTTGAGGGTTTCAACGTCAATCCAGTGCACATACAGATAAGTTTCCCCCAGCCTCTTTGAGACATCAAGTGTTAATGTACCTGGAGTTAAGGTTATTGAGTTTGCAAGTATCGTGACGCCTGTATCTGAATGCAGGTCTGTTTTTATCTTTATTATTCCAGGGTTTATGTCCATGAGGATGACATTCTTAGCAACTTTTATGTTGCTTTCAATCAGACGAAACGCCATTATTATAAGGTATTGGGGAGCGTACAGCAGCAGAAAATACACAATTTTCTCAATTAGGTGTCCTCTATGCCTAACATCCTCCATAAGCATATCCCTCATAAATGATGCAATAATGAGTGTTGCAATCGCACCTATGATTAGATTGTCTAAAGAAGTATTTGCAGTGATTACAATCCAGAAAGAAAATAGAAGTATCCACGTCAAAACTATTCGCTCCCACACGGGGAGTTTCTGAGCATCATAACTTTCATAGAGTACCCTCCTTTGAACTTCTTCTAATCGTTCTTTGAGATAGAAGGGAATCCTGCTCATGGTTTAATATTTAGTTTTTGGAAGTTATAACCCTTTTTGAAACTTTCAGTGTGAGTAGATCAACGGAACTTTATGAGCTCAGTACCCTTATTCCGTTGCTCTTTTAATTTTAATCTTTTGGTTAAAAACTCCTCTTTAGTTTTCAACTTTAGGTTTTGGAAAGATATAAATTATCCTCTTCCAAATTTGAGATAGGTGAGAAGATGAAAGCATATCACATTCACGTCGAAGGCATAGTTCAAGGGGTTGGGTTCCGACCTTTCGTTTACAGAATAGCCCATGAGCACAACTTAAGAGGTTACGTCAAAAACCTTGGAGATGCAGGGGTTGAAATTGTAGTCGAAGGGGAAGAGCATGATATTAAAGCTTTTCTTCATGACCTAAAATACAGGGCACCACCTCTTGCTAAAATCGAAAAGGTTAAGAAAAGAGAGATACCCCCTCAAGGATTTGACAACTTTTACATAGAGAAGAGCTCTCAAGGTGGCTCCGGTGGTGATTCAATAATTCCTCCCGACGTTTCAATATGTGAAGATTGCATCAGGGAACTTTTTGATCCAACCAACAAGAGATATATGTATCCCTTCATTGTGTGTACAAACTGCGGGCCGAGATTTACTATAATTGAAGATTTACCCTACGACCGCATCAATACGACAATGAGAGAGTTTGAGATGTGTGAATTCTGTGAGAGCGAGTATAAAGACCCGCTAAACAGAAGATACCATGCTGAACCCGTCTGCTGTCCTGTTTGTGGGCCATCTTACAGGCTCTACACAAGAGAAGGGAAGGAAATCATCGGAGATCCAATAAAAAAGACGGCAGAGCTGATTGATAAGGGATACATCGTGGCTATCAAGGGAATCGGCGGAATACACATTGCTTGCGACGCAACAAACGAAGATGTTGTTGAAGAACTGAGAAAGAGAATCTTAAGACCCCAGCAGCCTTTTGCTTTAATGGCAAAAGACTTAGAAACTATTGAGAGCTTTGCTATAGTTAGTGACGCTGAAAAAGAGGAGCTTTTGAGCTACAGGAAACCAATAGTTGCGCTGAGAAAGAAAGAACCTTTCCCGCTTCCAGAAGCTTTAGCTCCAGGTCTGCACACGATAGGTGTCATGCTCCCATATTCTGGCATTCATTACCTGCTCTTCCACTACTCAAAGAGCCCCGTTTATGTCATGACATCCGCAAACTATCCTGGCCTGCCGATGGTCAAAGATAATGACAAAGCTTTCAAAGAGCTCAAAGATTTAGCTGATTACTTCCTCCTGCATAACAGAAAAATCCTGAATAGAGCAGATGACAGCGTTATAAGATTTGTAGATGGAAAAAGAGCAGTCATTAGAAGGAGCAGAGGTTTTGTGCCTCTGCCAATAGATATTCCATTTGAGTTTATTGGTTTAGCCGTTGGTGCAGAGCTCTTAAATGCCTTTGGCTTCGCCAAAAACAGAAGGGTCTATCCAAGTCAGTATATAGGTAATACTTCAAAGGTTGAAGTCCTTGAGTTCATGCGTGATGCCATAGCACATTTCCGCAAAATTTTGAGGATTAGGAACCTTGATTTGGTAATATCAGATCTACACCCCCTCTACAACACAACAAAACTCGCCATGGAAATAGCTGAAAATGAGGGAGTCGAGTTTCTGCAAGTGCAGCATCATTATGCTCACATAGCCTCAGTGATGGCAGAAAACAAATTAGATGAAATAATCGGAATAGCTGTTGACGGTGTCGGATATGGGGTTGATGGCAACACTTGGGGAGGGGAAGTCATCTACATGAGTTATGAAGACGTGGAAAGATTAGCACATATTGATTACTACCCGCTCCCTGGTGGGGACTTGGCAAGCTACTATCCTCTCAGAGCACTGGTGGGCATTTTAAGCAAAATATATGACATAGAAGAAGTCAAAGGAATTATTCAAAGATGCTGTCCAAAGGCCATTGATAGCCTAAAATATGGCAAAGTCGAGTTCAATGTGATCCTAAATCAGCTTGCGAGAGAGATAAATGTCAGCTATGCATCTTCAACAGGAAGAGTCTTGGATGCTTTTGCCGTTATGCTGAATGTCGCATACAGGAGAACATACGAAGGAGAACCAGCGATGAAGCTTGAAAGCTTTGCATTCAGGGGTAAAAATGATTTAGGGTTCAGTATTCCGATTGATGGTGAGAAGATTAAAGTTGAAGAGATGTTCAGGCAGGCTCTTGAAGTGAAAGCAAATCCCGCAGACATTGCTTACTCTGTCCACTTAGCCCTTGGAAGGGCTTTTGGGGAGATAGCAGTTGAAAAAGCAAAGGAATTTGGAGTAAAGAATGTTGGAATAAGCGGCGGTGTTGCATATAATGAGCTGATAGTAAAAACCATAAGAAAAATTGTCGAGCGCAACGGGTTGAAATTCTATGCTACCCAGGAAGTTCCCAGAGGAGACAACGGTATAAACGTTGGACAGGCATTTTTAGGTGGACTTTACCTGGAAGGTTATCTAAGCAAGGAGGATTTAATGCTTTAGCCATTTCTCTCAGATTTCTATTACCCAAAAATGACCCAAAACAGCTTAAAATATCTGACTCCATTAAAGTTTCAGAGGTGGCCAAAATGAAAATTAAGCTTGAATATGGAGCTGGTGGAGAGCTGATGGAGGAGTTCATTAAAGAGTTCATCCTAAAGAACCTAAGTCTAAAATCAGCAGGAGGAGTTGGACTGGAGGCATTAGATGATGGTGCAACAATTCCTTTTGGAGACAAGCATATAGTGTTCACAATTGACGGACACACAGTTAAGCCCCTCTTTTTCCCTGGTGGGGATATTGGAAGATTGGCTGTCAGCGGGACAGTTAATGATCTGGCAGTTATGGGGGCAAAGCCCTTAGCTTTGGCAAATTCCATGATCATTCAAGAAGGATTTGACAGTGGAGATTTTGAAAGGATCCTACAGTCAATGGATGAAACTGCTAAAGAGGTTCCGGTTCCGATAGTTACTGGAGATACAAAGGTGGTTGAAGACAAGATTGGGATCTTTGTGATTACAGCCGGACTCGGAATAGCTGAGAGGGTCATCACGGACTCTGGAGCAAAGATTGGAGATGTTGTTTTAGTCAGCGGAACGGTTGGAGATCATGGAATAGCCATAATGAGCCACCGTGAGGGAATAGCATTTGAAACTGAGCTCAAGAGCGACGTTGCACCAATTTGGGAAGTCGTCAAAGCAGTTGCCGATGCAATCGGATGGGAAAATATCCACGCAATGAAGGATCCAACACGTGGTGGTTTAAGCAATGCCTTGAACGAGATAGCGAGAAAAAGCAACGTTGGGATTCTCGTGAGAGAAAGTGATATTCCAGTAAAGCCAGAAGTTAGAGCAGCAAGTGACATGCTTGGAATAAGCCCCTATGAAGTGGCAAATGAGGGCAAGGTTGTTATGGTTGTTGGAAAGGAGTATGCTGAGGAAGCACTTGAAGCCATGAGAAAGACAAAAAGAGGAAAAGACGCCGCAATAATTGGAGAAGTTATCAGCGAATATAAAGGCAAAGTTATCTTGGAGACAGGAATTGGCGGCAAAAGGTTCATGGAACCCCCTGTTGGAGATCCTGTGCCGAGAGTTTGCTGATGCAATCCCATAGCTCCTCTATTTGCGGAACTATCTCTATTTCTTTACCCTCCAAACTGTCGTAAATGAACTTCTGATTAAATGGAATGACCACATCGGGCTTAACATTAACTTTGTCCAAAATTTCCGGTAAAGCCTTATTTAGAACAAAAATCTGCTTTAAGCCAGCTTTTTCAGCCAGTTTTTCAATCTTTCTTGAAAGCTCAATTGATTCCAAGTTGGGCTCTGCAACATTTACTATAACATCAACTTCTAAGTCTATTCCTCTTCCAAAGTGCTCTATTCCAGCTTCAGTATCAACCAAAACAATCTCTCCTTTCTTTGGTTGTAGACTCTTTAAAAATTTCTTTGCTAAGACCCCATATGGACAGGCACATCCTTCGCCAGGTTCTTCAATCTTACCAATGCTCATCACACTTAAGTTTTCTCTTTTTGAGAGAATTTCCTCTGGAATTTCCTCAAAGGTCTTAGGCAGTTCTGGATTATTTAGAATTGCTTTTACTTGCTGCTTTCCACCTAAATATTCCGCCAAAGTTTTTGTTTTGGACAAGCCTAACATTCTGTATAGGCCAGGATTTGACTCATCCGCATCCACTATTAGGACTTTATAACCCTTATTCGCTAAGTACTTTCCGAGCATTGCTGTAATTGTGCTTTTCCCACAACCACCTTTTCCGCATATTAAAATCTTCATTACTATCTCACCAAACTCAAAACCAGTAGCCTGATTTATAACACTTTCTTGATAATTAGTATTACAAAAGATTTATGTGCATATGCACAAGATTTATATGAAGAAGAATTCAACAATGTGCTGGTGGTTAATAATGAGAATTACAATTCCAGCAAAAGATGACAAGGGGCTGAAAAGTGAGGTCTGTGAACATTTTGGAAGGGCAAAGTATTTTGTTTTTGTAGATGTTCAAGACGACAAAATTGAAAACGTGGAGATTGTAGAGGTTCCATTTGAAGAGCACAGCCCAGGAGATTTGCCAAACTTCATAAAAGAGCATGGAGGCGAACTTGTCCTGGCTTATGGTATAGGAAAGAGAGCAATGACATACTTCCAGAGCTTGGGAATACAGGTAGTTACAGGGGCACATGGGAAAATAGAAGGTGTGGTTAAGGATTTTATGCAAAGAGGGGGATAGAAAAGCAAAGACTTGACTTATTTTTTAAAACACTCCACTTCCTCTTCTTCCATTTTGATAATTTTTGAAAGCACGCATTCAAGTGCATTAAGATCAGATAGAATTTCTTCGAATCTTACTTTCTGCTCAAAGGATTGTTCCTTTTTCATCAAAATAGAGACTATATTCTTAAGGGGTTTTACTTCTTTTTCAAGAATTTCCTTGGGTTGCTTTAGGAACTTCTCGAGAAATGCGGGGATAGGATAAAACAACTTCGTTTTACCATTCTTTCTAACGATTACAAGATAATCCCGGGCAAGTTTGTTTAAGGACGTAGAGACTGAAGAACGACTCAAACCTGTCAATTGCACAAGCTCGTTTATTGTAAGGGGTTTTTCATTCAATAGAAGGAGGGCATATACTTTACCGTCAGTGTGAGTATAGCCCCATCTTATCATCATCCTTTCAACGATTTCAATGAATTTTTTACTTTCTCTATCCTCTCCCTTCATCTTACAAACACCTAATAAAATAAAGTCGAAGGCATATTTAAGCTTTTTTCAGTTGAATTTGATATGACAGTTATAACAGTTATATCGAAAATTTTATACAGAAGGGTATCCAATCATATAATTGGGGGGAGGAAGATGAAAGGTAGTAGTAAGAGTAAAGGGAACCAACTCACGACAGCTCTTATGGCATTTAAAATCATTTTAGGGAACCCCCTTGCGAGACTCCTCATCAGACCTGCCTTGAAAAAATATGAGATAGAAGGCAGGGAACTCCCAGCACTCTACTGGGCTCTCAGCATTTATGCAGGTGAAAGCATAAACTGCCCACTCATGATACGCTTCCAGGCAGAGATTATAAAAACTCTCCTTAAACTCGGCATAAAAATTGCAAAGGGTGATGAAGAAGCTGTTAAGGAAGCCCTTCTCCGGGATCCGCATATAAGGCGTGGTATTTGGGTCGTCCTTGAAGGTATTGCGAGATATGGAATTACAGCACCTCAACGTTTAGCGGGACCATTTCTTATAGTATGGAACTTCACCAATATGTGCAACCTCCGCTGTCAACACTGTTACCAAAGAGCTGACAAACCGCTTTCAAGCGAACTTTCACTAAAGGAAAAACTGAACCTTGTTGAACAGCTTGATAAAGCTGGAGTTGCAGCTGTCGCCCTTAGTGGGGGTGAACCAACAATTCATCCACACTTCCTGAGAATTGTAAGGGAACTCTCAAATAGAGGGATACACACCTCAGTCGCTACCAATGGCTGGACTTTTGCTAATAAAGAGGAACTTAAGAGAGCCATTAATGCAGGCATAAAGTACGTAGAGGTTAGTGTAGACTCAGCAAACCCAGAGAGGCATGACAAATTCAGAGGAATTCCTGGCTCATGGGAACATGCTATAAAAGCCCTTGAGAATGCTGTAGAGCTTGGAGTAAGCCATGGAATGGCAACGATAATGAGTAAGGAAACATTCAATGAAATAGATGAAATTCTTGACTTAGCGGAGAGCATAGGTGTGAAACGGGTTATCTTTTTCAACTTCGTGCCAACTGGGAGGGCTGAAAGGATAGTGACAAAGGATCTTTCGCCTGAAGAACGCGAGGAATTCATGAAAGAAATTTACAAACAGATGAAAAGAAGGAAGATTGAGATATTGACAACTGCTCCTCAATATGCCCGTGTCACTTTTTTAATAAGTGAAGGCAAGAGTATAACACCAGCTCACTTCTATATTGGAGAAACGAACTCCGTGAAGACCTTAGCAGAATTCATAGGTGGCTGTGGTGCCGGAAGAATATATGCAGGTATAGAGCCCGATGGAACAATTGTTCCCTGTGTGTTTCTTCCATTACCTGTAGGCAACATTAGAATTAAGTCTTTCAAAGAGATATGGGATACAAGCAAAATATTTAACATTCTTCGAGATAGGAATAACTTCACAGGCACATGTAGGAGTTGTCCCTATAGGAACATCTGCGGTGGTTGTCGTGCCAGAGCCTACTACTATACCCTTAATCTCATGGGAGATGATCCAGGCTGCATAATAAACAGACGAATATGGGATGATATCCTTAAACACAAAAAGATAAGAGGAACTACTGGGATAAATTGGGTTGATGAGAATGTTGCTATCCGTACTCCTGTGCTCCATCTCCCAAGCTATTATGAAACCCCTGGGATTGTTGAAGAAAAATCTTTTAAGAGCAATTGGGAAAAGACAGTAAAAGAAATTCATGCCTAATTTTCTTTCATTTTAATTTTCAACCTAAGGTTCAAGAAAATTTTAAATTTTCTCAAATGGAATTTTTTTCAAGTGAATAAAAATGAAAATGAATGTGAAAGATTTTGCGCCTTCTTGGTTTGCAAGTGTCATGGGAACTGGAGCACTCGCTCTGGTTAGTCTGGCATACTCGAGCAAATTTTCAGTACTAAAAAGCGTTGCAATTGGATTGACATATTTAAATGTAGCGTTGTTCTTCATTCTTTTAATCCCATGAACTTTGAGATGGCTCAAATACAGAGAAAATGCTTTAAAGGATTTATACCATCCAGTAATCTGCCACTTTTATGGAACAATAGCAATAGCTCTGCTCGTTCTTTCTGCTGATTATCTGCTGATACTGAAGAATATCACCCTCGCAAAAGCTTTTTGGCTGATCGGTGTGGCTCTAACGATATTCTTCGCATTTTTGATCCCATACCTAATGTTCATACAAGAGAGAATCGACATCAAGAACGTTACTCCAGCTTGGTTCATTCCCCCTGTTGGTTTAATAGTCATTCCTCTGAGCGGAGGAGCTTTAATGAACACGTTCGCTGGGATCTGGAAAGAGGTTATGGTATTCGTAAATTACTTCGCATGGGGCGCCGGATTTTTCCTATATTTGGCTCTCTTTGCAGTAGTTATGCATCGCTTCATTGCCCACGAGCCTCTACCATGTGGAATTGCTCCAGCAATTTGGATTAATCTTGGTCCCATTGGAGCAGGAACCTCAACATTATATATGCTCGTGAAGAATTCAGAGTTTATAACGATGAAAGAAGCTTTCTTTGCTTTTGGGCTGATATTCTGGGGCTTCGGTGTATGGTGGTTTGTAATGGCCATTATCTTGACACTTCATTACATTAGAAAGCTCAATTTACCATACAGCTTGGCTTGGTGGGCGTTCATATTCCCACTTGGAGCTTATGTGAGCGCAACGCATAATGTTGCCTTAGCTTTTAAAATAAGCGTCATAGACAGCTTTGGATTTGCACTTTATTGGCTGCTTTTTGCTCTATGGTTGATAACAGGAATCAAAACTCTAAAACATACTGCCTTTTAGGTGAGTTTCTTTTTCTCTTTTTAATTGCAGACTGCATAGTTTATAAACCTCAGTCACACTAATTCTCTGGGAGGTGTGAAGATGCACGAATGGGCTTTAGCGGATGGAATTGTGAGAACTGCTATCGAATTCGCCAGACAGCACGGGAAAGATAAGATTCTTGGAATTAGAATCGTTCTTGGTGAATTACAAGACGTTAACGAGGAGATCCTCAAGTTCGCCATAGATGAGCTTAAGAAGGGAACAATAGCTGAGGATGCAGAGATTGAGTTCGTGATTGAGGAAGCAGAATTTAAGTGCAGAGACTGTGGCCATGTATGGAAGCTCAAGGAAGTTAAAGATAAGTTCGATGAGCGCATAAAAGAGGACATTCACTTCATTCCCGAGGTTGTCCACGTCTTTCTCTCATGCCCAAAATGTGGAAGCAGAGACTTTGAAGTTGTGAAGGGTAGGGGAGTCTATGTTGCTGCAATAAAAGTTGAGGGTGAAGAACAATGATCGACCCAAGAATAAAAGCAATTGAAGCGAGACTTGAAAAGGTTAAGAGGATTATTCCAGTCGTGAGCGGAAAGGGCGGAGTTGGAAAGTCATTGATTTCAACAACTTTAGCGTTAATCTTGGCTGAAAAAGGATACAAAGTTGGCCTGTTGGACTTAGATTTCCATGGAGCAAGCGACCATGTGATTTTGGGATTTGAGCCAAAAGAGTTTCCAAAGGAAGATAGAGGAATAGTTCCTCCAGAAGTTCATGGGATAAAGTT
Above is a genomic segment from Thermococcus sp. SY098 containing:
- the hypA gene encoding hydrogenase nickel incorporation protein HypA, with product MHEWALADGIVRTAIEFARQHGKDKILGIRIVLGELQDVNEEILKFAIDELKKGTIAEDAEIEFVIEEAEFKCRDCGHVWKLKEVKDKFDERIKEDIHFIPEVVHVFLSCPKCGSRDFEVVKGRGVYVAAIKVEGEEQ
- a CDS encoding radical SAM/SPASM domain-containing protein, with amino-acid sequence MKGSSKSKGNQLTTALMAFKIILGNPLARLLIRPALKKYEIEGRELPALYWALSIYAGESINCPLMIRFQAEIIKTLLKLGIKIAKGDEEAVKEALLRDPHIRRGIWVVLEGIARYGITAPQRLAGPFLIVWNFTNMCNLRCQHCYQRADKPLSSELSLKEKLNLVEQLDKAGVAAVALSGGEPTIHPHFLRIVRELSNRGIHTSVATNGWTFANKEELKRAINAGIKYVEVSVDSANPERHDKFRGIPGSWEHAIKALENAVELGVSHGMATIMSKETFNEIDEILDLAESIGVKRVIFFNFVPTGRAERIVTKDLSPEEREEFMKEIYKQMKRRKIEILTTAPQYARVTFLISEGKSITPAHFYIGETNSVKTLAEFIGGCGAGRIYAGIEPDGTIVPCVFLPLPVGNIRIKSFKEIWDTSKIFNILRDRNNFTGTCRSCPYRNICGGCRARAYYYTLNLMGDDPGCIINRRIWDDILKHKKIRGTTGINWVDENVAIRTPVLHLPSYYETPGIVEEKSFKSNWEKTVKEIHA